From Anopheles arabiensis isolate DONGOLA chromosome 3, AaraD3, whole genome shotgun sequence, a single genomic window includes:
- the LOC120899623 gene encoding rap1 GTPase-activating protein 1 isoform X4, with translation MKYLTAGHRESYTLVARKRRQHMGGWTTAAANAKQNGLSAGTTAPSSKSATTSPDRLRGATHDLFELLERVQCSRLDDQRCVLPSYFTQVRTVSTGTKTRMVCINTRSAEERIANPHSTNESTNNLSVQIPQSMGGGGGNTRSLLRHSNSMSSNPHSNSNSTPASPHLLSNSSSVHLHHAGAGVGGLHHHQQQHPQYQSQSSVSSQSSSIISTVPPVQRLLEDALSKPGPHPMIIVPNSGGYWVDGTDHDASYEVPSHTTWRVGKIESDDTAKCYRRFFIAREHSNLVGHDDQLGPVLLSIKSENVANQEHIRILLRLRTGTMHELIPASCLGSSPSPIKMARLLNEQINVDSFMPVLCPKASALIASYDEHVLVTNFKFGVLYQRFGQTAEEELFCNSETTPAFDEFLDVLGQRIRLRDHKGYRGGLDIQNGHTGDTAVYDVFKEREIMFHVSTLLPYTEADPQQLQRKRHIGNDIVAIVFQEENTPFSPAMIASHFLHAFIVVQPIEPNTPNCRYKISVTARDDVPFFGPTLPQPSVFKRGPELKEFLLTKLINAENACYKADKFAQLELRTRSSLLQNLVDELKEKTRDFLGMDVGGGAAGVPTSPTPETPKSEGGFTGSRFIDTVKKALNARLRSQNSDPTNNGSGGAGSVDTATGGGAKHHNSMKKSKDGTSLVSDMPCGPGGAVNIGRSLSKSSTTGSRKSPNDSVASSPDITSRCSLNPTLTNNNNNNSNAPNNNTNNTIGKNHPNGSANGNGAGGNAAAGGGNNNNGPVAMSETSDDSSLNSVDLDPMVFLPTVDAGATYIDSDTGLESMSSADATTKACSLCLDGTGSTNGGGSVVSVSISGASVTIDGGNARELRNSGGSASSGTGSTASAGQMGCGSVVGQGAASVTQETLQQVEGMRQEITRLKCDKLDLLRQNVTCQRDIKRLRERELSLQGDLAAAGKEILRLRDLLKECLPTAVADPI, from the exons GTGCGTACCGTAAGCACGGGCACAAAAACTCGAATGGTTTGCATT AACACACGCAGTGCCGAGGAGCGAATCGCAAACCCGCACAGCACCAATGAGTCGACCAACAACCTTAGCGTACAAATTCCCCAGTCGatgggcggtggcggcggcaacaCGCGATCACTGCTGCGCCACTCGAACAGCATGTCGTCGAATCCGCACTCGAACTCGAACTCGACTCCAGCCTCGCCGCACCTGCTGTCGAACAGCTCGAGCGTCCACCTGCACCACGCCGGTGCCGGTGTGGGCGgtctgcaccaccaccagcagcaacaccccCAGTACCAGTCGCAATCGTCCGTCAGCTCGCAGTCCTCCTCGATCATCTCGACCGTACCGCCGGTGCAGCGGCTGCTCGAGGACGCGCTCAGCAAACCGGGACCGCATCCGATGATCATCGTACCGAACAGCGGTGGCTACTGGGTGGACGGCACGGACCATGACGCATCGTACGAGGTGCCGTCCCACACGACGTGGCGCGTCGGTAAGATCGAGTCGGACGATACGGCCAAGTGCTACCGGCGGTTCTTTATCGCGCGCGAACACTCCAACCTGGTCGGGCACGACGATCAGCTCGGTCCGGTGCTGCTCTCGATCAAGTCGGAAAACGTGGCCAACCAGGAGCATATCCGGATACTGTTGCGACTACGCACCGGCACCATGCACGAGCTGATACCGGCCTCGTGTCTCGGTAGCAGCCCGTCCCCCATCAAGATGGCCCGGCTGCTGAACGAGCAGATCAACGTGGACAGCTTCATGCCGGTGCTGTGCCCGAAAGCGTCCGCCCTGATCGCGAGCTACGACGAGCACGTACTGGTGACGAACTTCAAGTTCGGCGTGCTGTACCAGCGCTTCGGCCAGACGGCGGAGGAGGAGCTGTTCTGCAACAGCGAGACGACGCCCGCCTTCGACGAGTTCCTGGACGTGCTGGGGCAGCGCATACGGCTGCGCGATCACAAGGGCTACCGGGGCGGGTTGGACATCCAGAACGGGCACACGGGCGATACCGCCGTGTACGATGTGTTTAAGGAGCGCGAAATCATGTTCCACGTGTCGACGCTGCTCCCGTACACCGAGGCCGAtccgcagcagctgcagcgcaAGCGGCACATTGGCAACGACATTGTGGCGATCGTGTTCCAGGAGGAAAACACGCCCTTCTCGCCGGCCATGATTGCGAGCCACTTTCTGCACGCGTTCATCGTGGTGCAgccgatcgagccgaacacgCCGAACTGCCGGTACAAGATCTCGGTGACGGCGCGCGACGATGTGCCGTTCTTTGGGCCGACCCTGCCGCAACCGTCCGTGTTTAAGCGCGGCCCGGAGCTGAAGGAGTTCCTGCTGACGAAGCTGATCAATGCGGAAAATGCGTGCTACAAGGCGGACAAGTTTGCGCAGCTGGAGCTGCGCACACGCTCCTCGCTGCTGCAGAATCTCGTCGACGAGCTGAAGGAGAAGACGCGCGATTTTCTCGGCATGGATGTGGGGGGTGGGGCGGCCGGGGTGCCTACCTCGCCGACGCCCGAGACGCCCAAGTCGGAGGGGGGTTTTACCGGGTCGCGGTTTATCGATACGGTGAAGAAGGCGCTGAACGCACGGTTACGGTCACAGAACTCGGACCCAACGAACAATGGCAGTGGTGGGGCAGGGAGTGTGGATACGGCGACGGGTGGTGGGGCCAAGCATCACAACTCGATGAAGAAGTCCAAGGATGGGACGAGCCTGGTGTCGGACATGCCGTGTGGACCGGGCGGAGCTGTTAAT ATTGGACGATCGCTGTCGAAGAGCAGTACGACTGGGTCCCGCAAATCACCGAATGATTCGGTTGCCTCCTCGCCGGACATTACGTCTCGATGTTCGCTTAATCCAACtctcaccaacaacaacaacaacaatagtaatgcacccaacaacaacaccaacaacacgaTCGGAAAGAATCACCCGAATGGCAGTGCGAATGGTAACGGGGCCGGTGGCAATGCTGCGGCCGGTggcggcaacaacaacaatggccCAGTGGCCATGTCCGAAACCAGTGACGATTCAAGCCTGAACAGTGTCGATCTCGATCCGATGG tttttctCCCAACGGTAGATGCTGGCGCTACGTACATCGACAGTGACACGGGGCTGGAGTCGATGTCATCGGCGGACGCGACCACCAAGGCTTGCTCGCTCTGCCTGGACGGTACGGGCTCGACGAACGGTGGCGGTAGCGTGGTGAGCGTTAGCATCAGTGGCGCAAGCGTTACGATCGATGGGGGCAATGCGCGCGAACTGCGCAACAGTGGCGGTAGTGCGAGCTCGGGCACGGGATCCACTGCTAGTGCAGGGCAGATGGGGTGTGGTAGTGTGGTGGGCCAGGGGGCCGCATCGGTGACGCAGGAAACGCTGCAGCAGGTCGAAGGGATGCGGCAGGAGATAACGCGCCTGAAATGTGATAAACTGGATCTCCTTCGGCAGAATGTG ACCTGCCAACGTGACATCAAGCGTCTACGTGAACGTGAACTATCGCTACAGGGTGACCTGGCCGCCGCCGGCAAAGAGATCCTTCGGTTGCGCGACCTGCTTAAGGAGTGTCTACCGACTGCCGTGGCCGATCCGATCTAA